One Prolixibacteraceae bacterium DNA segment encodes these proteins:
- a CDS encoding PepSY domain-containing protein, translated as MKKKILKISRYTHKYLGIILILFFGIMSITGILLNHPQNIENISVPKELIPDTYIPNNWNRSSLKGAIQTDSLKWIIYGRQGVFHYNKSNKKLQPYMAGDYPTSAWGKRCNDILYIPEKDILISATNQGLFKYDNNQWNSIKLPTHDNEIIRITKSKQHIYTLTKSHIYQSNYQSNTLNFKKITLLKKSQQANYSLISLFFELHDGSIWGMTGRIVWDIASIILFFLSISAFYIWYYPKKWKRNRKKKKKLDGEKKARSFYLKYHKKIGWYSLPLSIIITITGMFLTPIFMMLIIHIDLHGNTFHLLKKENPWHDQIRNGYFDNKNEKLLLDCKDGVWYGNPKDHKSPFEKFDIPIPIFGMGTTVFTQKDNGNWLVGSFSGLWEWNPISNRTKPILKVPKQKKPGRPASTFVTSYVKLPDGKNYIFGHYKGLCDTDGKTLSKVFPMPDIVKADVKLPLWNFLFEIHNGRIFRSIIGPFYILIVPLLGLLSCFMLISGTIEYILTRKRKKRRRK; from the coding sequence ATGAAGAAGAAAATTCTAAAGATAAGCAGGTACACACATAAATACCTTGGAATCATTCTCATCCTATTTTTTGGAATCATGAGTATCACAGGTATTTTACTAAATCACCCTCAAAATATTGAGAATATTTCGGTTCCCAAAGAATTAATACCCGACACATATATTCCCAATAATTGGAATCGTTCAAGCTTAAAAGGAGCGATCCAAACAGATTCTTTAAAATGGATTATATATGGGAGACAAGGAGTATTTCACTACAATAAGTCAAACAAGAAGTTACAGCCTTATATGGCTGGAGACTATCCTACATCTGCTTGGGGCAAACGATGTAATGACATACTCTATATTCCTGAAAAAGATATATTAATATCTGCGACAAATCAAGGTCTATTCAAATATGACAACAACCAATGGAATTCCATAAAATTACCTACTCATGATAATGAGATAATTCGAATTACTAAAAGTAAACAACACATATACACATTAACCAAATCACATATATACCAATCTAATTATCAAAGCAATACACTTAATTTTAAGAAGATTACTTTATTAAAAAAAAGTCAACAAGCAAACTACTCCTTAATCTCTCTTTTCTTTGAACTTCACGATGGAAGTATTTGGGGAATGACAGGAAGAATAGTATGGGATATAGCTAGTATTATTTTATTCTTTTTGTCTATTTCAGCATTCTACATTTGGTACTATCCAAAGAAATGGAAACGAAATAGAAAGAAAAAGAAGAAATTAGATGGTGAAAAAAAGGCGAGATCATTTTATTTAAAGTACCATAAAAAAATAGGTTGGTATTCTTTACCTCTCTCTATTATCATCACGATCACTGGGATGTTTTTGACTCCAATCTTTATGATGCTTATTATTCATATAGATCTTCATGGTAATACGTTTCATCTGTTAAAGAAAGAGAATCCTTGGCACGATCAAATTAGAAATGGATACTTCGATAATAAAAATGAAAAGCTTCTATTGGATTGTAAAGATGGTGTATGGTATGGGAATCCCAAGGATCATAAAAGTCCATTTGAAAAATTCGATATTCCTATCCCAATCTTTGGAATGGGAACCACCGTTTTCACACAAAAAGACAATGGTAATTGGCTTGTAGGCTCTTTTTCTGGTTTATGGGAATGGAACCCGATAAGCAATCGCACAAAACCTATATTAAAAGTTCCTAAGCAAAAGAAACCAGGAAGGCCTGCCTCCACATTTGTAACTTCTTATGTAAAACTTCCCGATGGAAAGAACTACATATTTGGACACTATAAAGGACTTTGTGATACTGATGGTAAAACTCTGTCAAAGGTCTTCCCAATGCCAGATATTGTTAAGGCGGATGTCAAACTACCCTTATGGAATTTTCTTTTTGAAATACATAATGGTCGAATATTTAGATCTATTATAGGACCTTTTTATATTCTTATTGTCCCTCTTTTAGGACTACTAAGTTGCTTTATGCTAATCTCTGGTACAATAGAATACATCTTAACAAGAAAACGTAAAAAAAGACGAAGGAAGTAA
- a CDS encoding DUF4903 family protein translates to MKQLLYSLFLISILFCSCSKKEEDVVAVDQTAKYEKFFNQTELFTTAAFIGGEPRTHGDGLPLKFYFKYDKSKPKKIVLEFHQFKYGNMPFAIDFRANLQIMGTEIKNGEKRTRLYCNNATTTLDPTKDGLGGASATGYFYPDTDEFEIFIAFNVMSVTTSTPRQKIDPTRMSRYEEEMTAYKKSTPK, encoded by the coding sequence ATGAAACAACTACTATACTCTTTATTTCTTATATCAATTCTCTTTTGTTCTTGTTCCAAAAAAGAAGAGGATGTTGTCGCAGTCGATCAAACTGCCAAGTATGAAAAGTTTTTTAACCAAACGGAACTATTTACCACGGCAGCATTCATTGGAGGCGAACCAAGAACTCATGGGGATGGACTTCCTCTAAAGTTTTATTTTAAATATGATAAAAGTAAGCCTAAAAAAATAGTATTAGAATTCCATCAATTCAAGTATGGAAATATGCCATTTGCGATTGACTTCAGAGCAAATCTGCAAATTATGGGAACAGAGATAAAAAATGGAGAGAAAAGAACGAGACTCTATTGTAATAATGCAACGACAACTCTAGACCCAACAAAGGATGGCCTTGGCGGAGCGAGTGCCACAGGATACTTTTATCCCGACACCGATGAATTTGAAATCTTTATTGCATTCAATGTAATGTCAGTGACGACCTCTACGCCGAGACAGAAAATCGATCCCACACGAATGAGTCGTTACGAAGAAGAGATGACTGCATATAAGAAATCAACACCAAAATAA
- a CDS encoding HmuY family protein, translating into MKNLYIQILFCITLLPCCVKYDALPFEGKTLPRKTAYGNDWLYYNLASDTYLNPTSSSDTLVDIGATLIEGEQKDRVDWDIAFNRYNIRTNSGLSGHGNAGAFDMGKIPYESIMKVNQIPTDAQFTEDTEYQITMSEQMWNTYFYKQNNEPWFDPNEGPKQMKSTANALLGNALRFKGPPPAYITSNHVYIVRSADGKEYYKLMIISWYSQYKKIGERGGLISFKCDKLSY; encoded by the coding sequence ATGAAAAACTTATATATCCAAATTCTTTTTTGCATCACATTACTTCCATGCTGTGTCAAATATGATGCATTACCATTCGAAGGGAAAACACTTCCAAGAAAGACAGCCTATGGAAATGATTGGCTCTACTATAATTTGGCAAGCGATACTTACCTAAATCCAACTAGTTCTAGTGACACATTGGTCGATATTGGAGCAACTTTAATAGAGGGAGAACAGAAAGACCGAGTGGATTGGGATATCGCATTCAATAGGTACAATATACGAACCAATAGTGGTTTAAGTGGTCATGGAAATGCTGGGGCATTCGACATGGGGAAGATTCCCTATGAAAGTATAATGAAAGTCAATCAGATCCCCACAGATGCACAATTTACAGAAGATACAGAATATCAAATAACAATGAGTGAGCAAATGTGGAATACATATTTCTACAAACAAAATAATGAACCGTGGTTCGATCCAAATGAAGGGCCCAAACAGATGAAATCGACAGCCAATGCTCTTCTGGGTAATGCCCTACGTTTTAAGGGACCACCTCCTGCTTATATAACGTCTAATCATGTTTACATCGTACGTTCTGCAGATGGAAAAGAATACTATAAACTCATGATTATTAGCTGGTATAGTCAGTATAAGAAGATCGGGGAAAGAGGAGGTCTTATCAGTTTTAAATGCGATAAATTATCATATTAA
- a CDS encoding TonB-dependent receptor, which translates to MKNNTSKVTGGISDADGVIKNPLTEDFNYKISLMGYQTTEGFIHYKNKRDTTIYVKPINYGLNQVVVTGSKAPRPIKLSPVITQVIASDQLAESGYVGIQNALMQEIPGLNFQKVGFGTDINVSGLDARHVLFLIDGERLTGEMAGNIDYQRFNLHAIDRIEIVKGASSTLYGSRAAGAVINLITKKTNKKFEAKGGVRYGQMNQVNYEDPSKSDFLYMYEKNVDKPNMQTWLSLGSKIGKFTLQTDMWYSTSDAYYLFQSQKDKKYFPANPSIGLLKDTIITSWLPRPPLGIEGSEHLNVSQKLYFEPTKNISLQLYGSGFLLNTYDMVQDLQFDQAEDLTMGFKSNIQLGKALNTTISLHTDKYKRYKRQERVDTREVVYDSQIYQPRLFFTSDIIKNNLIMGGIEYYEDVLTSDRFKNNQLSTQKKQDLEYFLQDELNIGQRFTLTGGFRASYNENYGTNIAPKLALKFNPTDQFTFRFNYASGYRSPSIKELYFNWDHLGMFQIIGDEFLNPEKNNYFSLSGQFENRDLFLSANLYANNFKNKIEGVWRVYDFQYNFEYRNLSQSNIKGAEIMGRIKLFDPCILNVSYSYVDVEKIDGVQLNTSSPHTGSIRLSYKYDKRNYSLTSNMSVAITGQKDFSIQDRIVHNNKTYDAFFDVEIPTYCLCNFSITQKFRKCLNLTVGVDNFLNYTPETLGSGVTMFNVPATAGRRGFVQLELQMDKIDHLLSNK; encoded by the coding sequence TTGAAGAATAATACGAGCAAAGTAACGGGAGGCATTTCAGATGCAGATGGAGTAATAAAAAATCCTCTAACCGAAGATTTTAATTACAAGATTTCGCTAATGGGATATCAAACAACCGAAGGGTTTATTCATTATAAAAATAAGAGAGATACCACGATATATGTAAAGCCTATTAATTATGGACTAAATCAGGTAGTGGTCACTGGAAGCAAGGCTCCTCGACCTATAAAACTCTCCCCTGTTATCACACAAGTGATCGCTTCAGATCAACTTGCAGAATCAGGATATGTTGGAATTCAAAATGCTTTGATGCAAGAAATACCAGGATTAAACTTTCAAAAAGTTGGATTTGGTACTGATATCAATGTATCAGGACTTGATGCAAGACACGTACTTTTTCTTATTGATGGAGAAAGATTAACAGGAGAGATGGCAGGAAATATCGACTATCAGCGTTTTAACCTTCACGCCATCGATCGTATTGAGATTGTAAAAGGAGCATCGTCCACGTTATATGGATCAAGAGCAGCAGGGGCAGTAATTAATTTAATAACCAAAAAGACCAATAAAAAATTTGAAGCAAAAGGCGGTGTTAGATATGGACAGATGAATCAAGTAAATTATGAAGACCCTTCAAAATCTGATTTTTTATATATGTATGAAAAAAATGTAGATAAACCCAATATGCAGACATGGCTATCATTAGGCTCTAAAATTGGTAAATTTACATTGCAAACAGATATGTGGTATAGCACATCAGATGCTTACTATCTCTTCCAATCTCAGAAAGACAAGAAATACTTTCCTGCGAATCCATCTATTGGACTATTGAAGGATACCATTATCACCTCTTGGCTTCCACGTCCCCCTTTAGGTATCGAAGGATCAGAACACCTGAATGTTTCACAAAAACTATACTTTGAACCCACAAAAAACATCTCACTACAACTGTATGGTTCCGGATTTTTATTGAATACATACGATATGGTTCAAGACCTTCAATTTGATCAGGCAGAAGATCTTACAATGGGGTTTAAATCAAATATTCAGTTAGGGAAAGCATTAAACACTACGATCAGTTTACATACGGATAAATATAAAAGATATAAAAGACAAGAAAGAGTTGATACTCGAGAAGTTGTTTATGATTCACAAATATATCAGCCTAGGTTATTTTTTACTTCAGACATTATCAAAAATAACTTAATAATGGGTGGGATTGAATACTATGAGGATGTCTTAACAAGTGATCGGTTTAAAAACAATCAACTTTCAACACAAAAAAAGCAAGATCTCGAATATTTCCTTCAAGACGAACTAAACATAGGACAGAGATTTACCTTAACAGGAGGGTTTAGAGCAAGCTATAATGAGAATTATGGTACAAACATTGCACCCAAATTGGCATTAAAATTTAATCCTACAGACCAATTTACCTTTCGATTTAATTATGCTTCAGGATATCGATCTCCCTCAATTAAAGAGCTCTACTTTAACTGGGACCATTTGGGAATGTTTCAAATCATTGGGGATGAATTTCTAAATCCAGAAAAGAACAACTACTTCTCTTTATCTGGTCAGTTTGAGAATCGTGATCTTTTTCTATCAGCCAATCTATATGCAAATAATTTTAAAAATAAGATAGAGGGAGTATGGAGAGTTTACGACTTTCAATACAATTTTGAATATAGAAACCTCTCTCAATCAAATATTAAGGGGGCAGAAATTATGGGGCGTATCAAATTATTCGATCCATGTATACTCAATGTCTCCTACTCCTATGTCGATGTTGAAAAGATAGATGGCGTACAACTGAACACCTCTTCTCCTCACACAGGGAGTATTCGCCTCTCATACAAGTATGATAAGAGAAACTACTCTCTCACAAGCAATATGAGTGTAGCGATAACAGGGCAGAAAGACTTTAGTATCCAAGATAGGATTGTTCATAATAACAAGACCTACGATGCCTTCTTTGATGTCGAAATTCCAACATATTGTCTCTGTAATTTCTCTATTACACAAAAATTCAGGAAATGTCTCAATCTTACTGTTGGGGTAGATAATTTCTTAAACTATACCCCTGAGACTTTAGGGTCTGGGGTTACCATGTTCAACGTCCCAGCTACTGCTGGAAGACGAGGCTTTGTACAATTGGAATTACAAATGGACAAGATTGACCACTTATTAAGTAACAAATAA
- a CDS encoding LuxR C-terminal-related transcriptional regulator has protein sequence MVISESCIHNYNNSNVISGDINHEEIINKFQKFFIPSKKSKLSHPENQEILSEREIEILKEVAIGRSNKEISSKLFISPNTVISHRKNITDKLGIKTISGLTVYAIMNEIIEPEDVKF, from the coding sequence ATGGTTATTAGTGAAAGCTGTATTCATAATTACAACAACAGTAATGTTATCTCAGGAGACATTAATCATGAAGAGATCATCAATAAATTTCAAAAGTTTTTTATCCCTTCTAAGAAAAGCAAGTTATCTCATCCGGAAAACCAAGAGATACTCAGTGAAAGAGAAATAGAAATACTAAAAGAGGTAGCAATAGGAAGATCCAACAAAGAGATATCATCCAAACTATTCATCAGTCCAAACACAGTCATTTCTCACCGTAAAAACATCACAGATAAGCTTGGGATAAAAACCATTTCAGGATTGACTGTATATGCAATCATGAATGAGATTATTGAACCTGAAGATGTCAAATTCTAG
- a CDS encoding hemerythrin domain-containing protein, whose product MKLNHFPKSSSNLYQQDTQLADVIMNSHLHLSVINHFDIPLGFGNKTIKEVCQQHGINLHFFLIVINSFSIPNYFPKKELLEFDLKLIIEYLMKTHQYYLHKEIPKLESCISRMQRVATQTNWQSIQLISRFFFQYKEELIKHLYQEDHMFFPYIYDLIEKKENLTYKDPVLLNSSIFYSEKHENLGVKVSDLKNLIVKYIPSNTDQETCQQLLIQLIRLEIDLENHRHIEEKVLIPKVQILEQVIQQNNGSK is encoded by the coding sequence ATGAAACTTAACCATTTTCCAAAGAGTAGCAGTAATTTATATCAACAAGACACACAGTTAGCGGATGTAATTATGAACTCACACTTGCATCTTTCTGTCATTAATCACTTTGACATACCGTTAGGTTTTGGCAATAAAACGATCAAAGAAGTTTGCCAACAACATGGTATTAATCTTCACTTTTTTCTCATTGTTATAAATTCATTTAGTATTCCTAACTATTTTCCTAAAAAAGAATTATTAGAATTCGACTTAAAATTGATTATTGAATACTTAATGAAGACCCACCAATACTACCTTCACAAGGAGATTCCAAAGCTAGAAAGCTGTATCTCTCGCATGCAACGAGTAGCAACACAAACAAATTGGCAAAGTATCCAACTTATTAGTAGGTTTTTCTTTCAATATAAAGAAGAGCTGATCAAACATCTTTACCAAGAAGATCATATGTTTTTTCCTTATATCTACGATCTAATAGAGAAAAAAGAAAACCTTACATATAAAGACCCAGTCCTGCTTAACTCCTCTATTTTTTATAGTGAAAAGCATGAAAACCTAGGGGTAAAAGTAAGTGATTTAAAGAATCTAATAGTAAAGTATATTCCTTCAAATACTGACCAAGAAACATGCCAACAATTGCTAATACAACTTATAAGACTTGAGATTGACTTAGAGAACCACCGTCACATTGAAGAGAAAGTCTTAATCCCAAAAGTACAGATTCTAGAACAAGTAATTCAACAAAACAATGGTTCAAAATAA
- a CDS encoding peptidylprolyl isomerase translates to MSQDKVVDEIVAVVGNNIILKSDIEQQYLQMQVQGYTTDGDMKCEILEQFLESKLLMAEAALDTTIEVTDGQVNGEMERRLQMYRERIGSDKDIEKFFKQSMSDIKSSLDDNIRQQIITQQMRSKITEGVTSTPAEVRRYVKDTKSSKLPKVPGQLEYEQILVTPVVSEEAVLQVKNRLRQIKKRVEDGSSFATMAVLYSQGPSAANGGELGFMGKGQLDPAYAEAAFNLEKGVVSNVVKSDFGYHIIQMIEKKGGKANTRHILMRPKVGAEAKTTAKSRIDSIVDLINANKLTWKVAAFKYSNDKDSKNNSGLVINQANMSSKFNISELPPQDSKVLANMNVGEISKPYWAEDPRKGGGSYKIIRLVTKTKEHIANPQEDYQVLYDQFLAQKKEDVYKVWIKEHMGKTYVRIDQSYANCNFNNTWAK, encoded by the coding sequence ATGTCACAAGACAAGGTAGTTGACGAGATTGTGGCTGTAGTAGGAAATAATATTATTCTTAAGTCTGATATTGAACAACAGTATTTGCAGATGCAGGTTCAGGGCTATACCACAGATGGAGACATGAAATGTGAAATTTTAGAACAGTTTCTTGAGTCGAAATTGTTGATGGCTGAAGCTGCATTGGATACAACCATTGAGGTGACTGATGGACAAGTAAACGGGGAGATGGAACGCCGTTTACAGATGTATCGTGAACGTATTGGTTCTGATAAAGACATTGAGAAATTCTTTAAACAGAGCATGTCTGATATCAAAAGTAGTTTGGATGATAATATTCGTCAGCAAATTATTACCCAGCAAATGAGAAGTAAAATAACAGAAGGGGTAACTTCTACTCCTGCTGAAGTTCGTAGATATGTAAAAGATACTAAGTCTTCTAAGCTTCCTAAAGTTCCTGGACAACTTGAGTATGAGCAAATTCTTGTTACTCCTGTCGTGTCAGAAGAAGCGGTGTTGCAAGTAAAGAATAGGTTGCGTCAGATTAAGAAAAGAGTGGAGGATGGTTCTAGTTTTGCAACCATGGCAGTGCTCTATTCGCAAGGACCATCTGCAGCCAATGGTGGTGAGCTTGGTTTTATGGGGAAAGGCCAGCTGGATCCAGCCTATGCAGAAGCGGCATTTAATCTAGAAAAAGGAGTGGTTTCCAATGTAGTAAAGAGTGACTTTGGATATCACATTATCCAGATGATTGAGAAAAAAGGTGGAAAAGCCAATACTCGTCATATTCTAATGCGTCCTAAAGTAGGAGCAGAAGCGAAGACTACTGCAAAATCACGTATTGATTCGATTGTTGATCTAATTAATGCCAACAAGTTAACTTGGAAAGTGGCTGCATTTAAGTACTCAAATGACAAGGATTCTAAGAATAATAGCGGATTGGTTATTAATCAAGCCAATATGTCTTCTAAATTTAATATCTCAGAACTTCCTCCTCAAGATAGTAAGGTGTTGGCGAATATGAATGTAGGTGAAATATCTAAACCATATTGGGCGGAAGATCCTCGTAAAGGTGGTGGTTCTTATAAGATCATTCGATTGGTGACCAAAACAAAAGAACATATTGCAAATCCTCAAGAGGATTATCAAGTACTTTATGACCAATTCTTAGCACAGAAGAAAGAGGATGTATATAAAGTTTGGATCAAAGAACATATGGGTAAAACATATGTAAGAATTGACCAATCATATGCAAATTGTAATTTTAACAATACTTGGGCCAAGTAG
- a CDS encoding organic solvent tolerance protein OstA, which produces MRHRLRLLCLFVSLTLFTNVDAQKRRVYIDHSDSLVSNVGVAHNADRLIGNVIVRHQGAIMHCDSAYFYSKENRVDAFGRIHITQGDTLNLKGNSLAYDGNTSLAIIRGDVKLKDPSLELTTDLLEYNLENGVAFYTTGGTIVDSLNTLKSKIGRYYSNDKMLFFKDSVELDNKDFLMFSDTLKYNTEIKTVYISGPTTINSDSGYLYSESGWYSTITQNAELYKNSKMGNKKQELRCDTLLYDKLKGRGIAHHHVEIEDFKSRLVIKGEYGKYHEFSKKGMVTKSALLLQYDKKDTLYLHADTLRTQSVADSIPDKKIFLAYNRVRFYRRDMQGVCDSLTYSAQDSVMRMYFDPIVWAMKNQMTADSITYANNNKGAGLLNLYGKSFMVSLDTLVLYNQISGKNMIGYIVNNKLDRLDVNGNGQTVYYVKDKEGMVGVNKAICSDIRIKLKNNKIDRISFIESPKMDFFPPGDFGRGDLKLPMFRWEEALRPKNPLDVFNFDSYKKEEEIIRNIGESDEQKNVFEKVRKSLRNVK; this is translated from the coding sequence ATGAGACATCGTTTAAGACTTTTGTGTCTGTTCGTATCGTTGACTCTTTTTACGAATGTGGATGCGCAAAAGCGTCGTGTTTATATTGATCACAGTGATAGTTTGGTCAGTAATGTTGGAGTTGCTCATAATGCAGATCGATTGATTGGAAATGTTATAGTGCGACACCAAGGAGCTATCATGCATTGTGATAGTGCTTATTTCTATTCTAAAGAAAATAGAGTGGATGCTTTTGGACGTATCCATATTACCCAAGGAGATACTTTGAACCTAAAAGGAAACTCTTTAGCATATGATGGGAATACTTCATTGGCTATTATTCGTGGGGATGTAAAACTGAAAGATCCTAGTCTGGAGTTAACCACAGATTTGTTAGAGTATAACCTTGAAAATGGGGTTGCATTTTATACCACAGGAGGAACCATCGTGGATAGTCTGAATACTTTAAAAAGTAAGATCGGTAGATACTATTCAAATGATAAAATGTTGTTCTTTAAAGATAGTGTGGAGCTGGATAATAAGGATTTTTTGATGTTTTCTGATACGTTGAAATATAATACAGAGATAAAGACTGTTTATATTTCAGGGCCAACAACAATTAATAGTGATTCGGGATATCTTTATTCTGAGTCGGGGTGGTATTCGACAATTACCCAAAATGCAGAGTTGTATAAGAACTCGAAGATGGGGAATAAGAAACAGGAACTTCGTTGTGATACTTTGCTATATGATAAGCTGAAAGGAAGAGGTATTGCACATCACCATGTAGAGATTGAAGACTTCAAAAGTCGTCTAGTGATCAAAGGAGAGTATGGAAAATATCATGAGTTCAGTAAGAAAGGGATGGTTACGAAATCAGCACTTCTTCTACAATATGATAAAAAGGATACCCTTTATCTCCATGCTGATACTTTACGTACCCAATCGGTTGCCGATTCGATCCCTGATAAAAAGATATTTTTGGCATATAACAGAGTTCGATTTTATCGAAGAGATATGCAAGGTGTGTGTGATTCCCTTACTTATAGTGCACAAGATTCTGTAATGCGCATGTACTTTGATCCTATTGTTTGGGCTATGAAAAATCAAATGACTGCGGATTCGATCACTTATGCAAATAATAATAAAGGGGCTGGTCTTCTGAATCTTTATGGGAAGTCATTTATGGTTTCGCTAGATACTTTAGTGCTTTATAACCAAATTAGTGGTAAAAATATGATTGGTTATATTGTGAATAATAAATTAGATCGTTTAGATGTGAATGGAAATGGTCAAACTGTTTATTATGTGAAAGATAAAGAGGGGATGGTTGGTGTTAATAAAGCGATCTGTTCAGATATTCGTATAAAGTTGAAAAATAATAAAATCGATCGAATTTCATTTATTGAATCCCCAAAGATGGATTTCTTTCCCCCAGGAGATTTTGGTCGAGGAGATCTAAAACTACCCATGTTTAGATGGGAAGAAGCACTTAGGCCCAAGAATCCTCTAGATGTATTTAACTTTGATTCTTACAAGAAAGAGGAAGAGATTATAAGAAATATTGGGGAATCAGATGAGCAGAAAAATGTCTTTGAAAAGGTTCGAAAGTCTCTTCGAAATGTGAAATAG